CTTCGGGGACGCGCAGGTGCAGCGCCTGTGTTGCTGTCGCCTGGCGGGCGGTGATGCGGGTCTCGCTGCGGGTATAGTCTTCGATGCCGCAGCGTTGCAGCGCGGCAGTGACGGATTGTGTCTCTTCCAGCGCCGTGAGCATCTCGGGGAACCGTTTGGCTGGAAAGATGCTTTGGAACAGGGCAATCGGCTGCCCATCTGCCAGCGACAACCCGTCGTAGACATGCACCGGATCGCCGGGGGGCAGCGCCAGCGCGGCGGCTTCGCCAGCGGAGGCTGCGCGGGTTTCGGTGGTCAGGATCTGTTTCGCCGGTGTCTGCCCGCCTTTCGAGATGTTCTGGTGAAAACGCACCCGTTTGCCAATCGGGTAATCCGTCGGTTTGGCGGCAACAAACACCCCGGCGCCGCGCCGTGCATGCACCAGACCTCCTGCGGCCATTTCCGCCAGAGCGCGGCGCACCGTGTGGCGGTTAACGCCGAACCGCGCCGCCAGCTGCGCCTCTGCTGGTAGCTTGTCGCCGGTATCATAGCGCCCCTGGGCGATATCGTCGGTCAATGTGCCTGCGATGGATTTCCAGACCGGGGTTCGGGCCATGTCATCAAACTTTCACAAGGATTGGCTTGCGCCCTTG
This genomic stretch from Phaeobacter gallaeciensis harbors:
- the phnF gene encoding phosphonate metabolism transcriptional regulator PhnF produces the protein MARTPVWKSIAGTLTDDIAQGRYDTGDKLPAEAQLAARFGVNRHTVRRALAEMAAGGLVHARRGAGVFVAAKPTDYPIGKRVRFHQNISKGGQTPAKQILTTETRAASAGEAAALALPPGDPVHVYDGLSLADGQPIALFQSIFPAKRFPEMLTALEETQSVTAALQRCGIEDYTRSETRITARQATATQALHLRVPEGAPILRTTGINVDAKGIPIEYGRTWFAGDRVTLTVGGDE